Proteins found in one Arachis stenosperma cultivar V10309 chromosome 8, arast.V10309.gnm1.PFL2, whole genome shotgun sequence genomic segment:
- the LOC130945373 gene encoding uncharacterized protein LOC130945373 — MDQICLVTNEASVGEDAFVWMGSQFPLVADVANGRCIQHLQNQTKPNGVELADDEYILHVEGTASSQRVICHIGTTSWPGRLTLTNYAFYFEASGIINYEDAIKMDLSKDVEQSVKPAATGPWGAQLFDKAIIYESSDSSEEIVLEFLELTSSTRREHWLALIREIMFLHQFLSKYNINGPIQAWEIHARTILGIIRLHAAREMLRISPSVPTKFLIFSLYNELPKGDYVLEEFADSLKKVNSGHSCSASSILRIMNMYRSIPSDEIVEKPIQEVESSTSALEDSPSLKTAIKQSREEEKQVLIAKATTEELKDDGVIDSIMVLTELLKPLKHVVPWVQGIFAWERPINTVAVLVLSLIITYMEWVGKAIACFLIWVIVKMLEARKNRICEKRKEIVISRTSMAADQSMVESIVSAQHGLYTVHEIMQIANIAMLKIWSILIYKADKHANVVMVAMSGLAFLLAVIPFKYFLMGIILQTFATSLKRVKSPPPPSSSLGTGNRRLREWWDSIPIVPVCVVDNALDEYVLFALVAYKICFKF, encoded by the exons ATGGACCAGATTTGTTTA GTTACTAATGAGGCCAGTGTCGGAGAAGATGCATTTGTGTGGATGGGATCACAATTTCCATTAGTAGCAGATGTTGCAAATGGAAG GTGCATACAACATTTGCAGAATCAGACAAAGCCAAATGGTGTGGAACTGGCCGATGACGAATACATATTACATGTCGAAGGAACAGCAAGCTCCCAGAGAGTCATTTGCCACATTGGGACGACAAGTTGGCCTG GTAGGCTTACACTGACCAACTATGCTTTTTACTTCGAAGCCTCGGGAATAATAAATTACGAAGATGCTATAAAAATGGACCTCTCCAAGGATGTTGAGCAGAGTGTAAAACCAGCTGCCACAGGTCCCTGGGGAGCTCAACTTTTTGACAAGGCCATAATCTATGAATCATCTGATTC ATCAGAGGAGATTGTACTAGAGTTTCTAGAACTCACAAGTTCCACGAGGCGCGAACATTGGCTAGCACTGATAAGGGAAATAATGTTTCTCCACCAGTTTTTATCGAAGTACAATATCAATGGTCCAATCCAAGCATGGGAGATTCATGCAAGGACAATATTGGGAATCATAAGGCTTCATGCAGCCAGAGAAATGCTAAGAATATCACCATCTGTCCCAACGAAGTTCCTAATATTCTCCTTATACAACGAGCTGCCAAAGGGAGATTATGTTCTCGAAGAATTCGCAGATAGCCTCAAGAAGGTCAATAGCGGACACTCGTGTAGCGCAAGCTCAATCCTTAGAATTATGAACATGTATAGGTCCATACCTTCTGATGAAATAGTAGAGAAGCCAATTCAAGAAGTTGAAAGTAGCACGAGTGCTTTAGAAGATAGTCCTTCCTTGAAGACAGCTATCAAACAATCAAGGGAGGAAGAAAAGCAAGTTCTCATCGCGAAAGCTACCACTGAAGAATTAAAGGATGATGGTGTCATCGACAGCATTATGGTTCTTACA gaactattaaaaccactcaaacaTGTAGTCCCATGGGTTCAAGGAATCTTCGCTTGGGAAAGGCCAATAAATACTGTTGCTGTTCTTGTTCTATCTCTCATAATCACTTATAT GGAGTGGGTTGGTAAGGCAATCGCATGTTTCTTGATATGGGTGATAGTAAAGATGCTTGAGGCAAGAAAAAACAGGATATGCGAGAAGCGCAAAGAGATAGTAATAAGTAGAACAAGTATGGCTGCGGATCAGTCCATGGTGGAGAGCATTGTCTCAGCCCAGCATGGATTGTATACTGTTCATGAGATCATGCAGATAGCTAATATAGCAATGCTAAAGATATGGTCAATACTTATTTACAAGGCAGATAAG CATGCAAATGTAGTGATGGTGGCAATGAGTGGTTTGGCATTCTTACTGGCAGTGATTCCATTTAAGTACTTCCTAATGGGAATCATTCTGCAAACCTTTGCCACATCGTTGAAGAGAGTTAAGTCGCCGCCGCCACCGTCATCGTCTCTTGGAACAGGGAACAGACGCTTAAGGGAATGGTGGGACTCAATTCCAATTGTTCCTGTTTGTGTAGTAGACAATGCTCTTGATGAATATGTCCTTTTCGCTTTAGTAGCTTACAAGATT TGTTTCAAATTCTAG
- the LOC130944333 gene encoding uncharacterized protein LOC130944333 isoform X1, translated as MATKLEYLSSIAKDVLKRCAQKLEIPVEGLVEEFESGWNPDEGDYCKKLVEFCSSKTLCQKMCQDSIQEKINDGSFSRLTYDMMLAWERPRYYDEDGTESVAKEHEERIARKATQEQEDIPLFYSDIMPLLVTNEANVGEDAFVWMGSQFPLVADVANGRFTFETLTAPTGLRLHHPAYDIFLKNMDKCIQHLQNQTKPNGVELADDEYILHVEGTASSQRVVRHIGTTSWPGRLTLTNYALYFEASGIINYEDAIKMDLSKDVEQSVKPAATGPWGAQLFDKAIIYESSDLSEEIVLEFPELTSSTRREHWLALIREIMFLHQFLSKYNINGPIQAWEIHARTILGIIRLHAAREMLRISPPVPTKFLIFSLYHELPKGDYVLEEFADSLEKVNSGHSCSASSILRIMNMYRSIPSDEIVDKPSQEVESSSSALEDSPSLKTAIKQSREEEKEVLIAKATTEELKDDGVIDSVMVLTELLKPLKHVVPWVQGIFAWERPINTVAVLVLSLIITYIPCREWVGKAIACFLIWVIVKMLEARKNRICEKRKEIVISRTSMASDQSTVESIVSAQHGLYTVHEIMQIANIAMLKIWSILIYKADKHANVVMVAMSGLAFLLAVIPFKYFLMGIILQTFATTLKRVKLLPSPSSSPGTGNRRLREWWDSIPIVPVRVVDNALDE; from the exons ATGGCTACAAAGCTAGAGTATCTGTCTTCCATTGCAAAGGATGTTCTTAAGAGATGTGCACA GAAACTGGAAATTCCAGTAGAGGGATTGGTGGAAGAATTTGAATCAGGATGGAACCCAGATGAGGGAGACTACTGCAAAAAATTAGTGGAATTTTGCAGTAGCAAGACTCTATGTCAAAAAATGTGCCAGGATAGCATACAGGAAAAGATCAACGATGGCTCATTTAGCAGGTTGACCTATGATATGATGCTTGCTTGGGAGAGACCTAGATACTATGATGAAGACGGCACG GAATCTGTAGCAAAGGAGCACGAAGAAAGGATAGCTCGAAAAGCCACTCAAGAACAGGAAGATATCCCTCTTTTTTATTCAGACATCATGCCTCTACTT GTTACTAATGAGGCCAATGTTGGAGAAGATGCATTTGTGTGGATGGGATCACAATTTCCTTTAGTAGCAGATGTTGCAAATGGAAGGTTTACTTTTGAAACTCTAACAGCACCAACAGGCCTCCGACTACACCATCCGGCATACGatatattcttaaaaaatatgGACAA GTGCATACAGCATTTGCAGAATCAGACAAAGCCAAATGGTGTGGAACTGGCCGATGACGAATACATATTACATGTCGAAGGAACAGCAAGCTCCCAGAGAGTCGTTCGCCACATTGGGACGACAAGTTGGCCTG GTAGGCTAACTCTGACCAACTATGCTCTTTACTTCGAGGCCTCGGGAATAATAAATTACGAAGATGCTATAAAAATGGACCTCTCCAAGGATGTCGAGCAGAGTGTAAAACCAGCTGCCACAGGTCCCTGGGGAGCTCAACTTTTTGACAAGGCCATAATCTATGAATCATCTGATTT ATCAGAGGAGATTGTACTAGAGTTTCCAGAACTCACAAGTTCCACGAGGCGCGAACATTGGCTAGCACTGATAAGGGAAATAATGTTTCTCCACCAGTTTTTATCGAAGTACAATATCAATGGTCCAATCCAAGCATGGGAGATTCATGCAAGGACAATATTGGGAATCATAAGGCTTCATGCAGCCAGAGAAATGCTAAGAATATCACCACCTGTCCCAACGAAGTTCCTAATATTCTCCTTATATCACGAGCTGCCAAAGGGAGATTATGTTCTCGAAGAATTCGCGGATAGCCTCGAGAAGGTCAATAGCGGACACTCATGTAGCGCAAGCTCAATCCTTAGAATTATGAACATGTATAGGTCCATACCTTCTGATGAAATAGTAGATAAGCCAAGTCAAGAAGTTGAAAGTAGCTCCAGTGCTTTAGAAGATAGTCCTTCCTTGAAGACAGCTATCAAACAATCAAGGGAGGAAGAAAAGGAAGTTCTCATCGCGAAAGCTACGACTGAAGAATTAAAGGATGATGGTGTCATCGACAGTGTTATGGTTCTTACA gaactattaaaaccactcaaacaTGTAGTCCCATGGGTTCAAGGAATCTTCGCTTGGGAAAGGCCAATAAATACTGTTGCTGTTCTTGTTCTATCTCTCATAATCACTTATAT ACCTTGCAGGGAGTGGGTTGGTAAGGCAATCGCGTGTTTCTTGATATGGGTGATAGTAAAGATGCTTGAGGCAAGAAAAAACAGGATATGCGAGAAGCGCAAAGAGATAGTAATAAGTAGAACAAGTATGGCTTCGGATCAGTCCACGGTGGAGAGCATTGTCTCAGCCCAGCATGGATTGTATACTGTTCATGAGATCATGCAGATAGCTAATATAGCAATGCTAAAGATATGGTCAATACTTATTTACAAGGCAGATAAG CATGCAAATGTAGTGATGGTAGCAATGAGTGGTTTGGCATTCTTACTGGCAGTGATTCCATTTAAGTACTTCCTAATGGGAATCATTCTGCAAACCTTTGCCACAACGTTGAAGAGAGTTAAGTTGCTGCCGTCACCGTCGTCGTCTCCTGGAACAGGGAACAGACGCTTAAGGGAATGGTGGGACTCGATTCCAATTGTTCCTGTTCGTGTAGTAGACAATGCTCTTGATGAATAG
- the LOC130944333 gene encoding uncharacterized protein LOC130944333 isoform X3, which translates to MCQDSIQEKINDGSFSRLTYDMMLAWERPRYYDEDGTESVAKEHEERIARKATQEQEDIPLFYSDIMPLLVTNEANVGEDAFVWMGSQFPLVADVANGRFTFETLTAPTGLRLHHPAYDIFLKNMDKCIQHLQNQTKPNGVELADDEYILHVEGTASSQRVVRHIGTTSWPGRLTLTNYALYFEASGIINYEDAIKMDLSKDVEQSVKPAATGPWGAQLFDKAIIYESSDLSEEIVLEFPELTSSTRREHWLALIREIMFLHQFLSKYNINGPIQAWEIHARTILGIIRLHAAREMLRISPPVPTKFLIFSLYHELPKGDYVLEEFADSLEKVNSGHSCSASSILRIMNMYRSIPSDEIVDKPSQEVESSSSALEDSPSLKTAIKQSREEEKEVLIAKATTEELKDDGVIDSVMVLTELLKPLKHVVPWVQGIFAWERPINTVAVLVLSLIITYIPCREWVGKAIACFLIWVIVKMLEARKNRICEKRKEIVISRTSMASDQSTVESIVSAQHGLYTVHEIMQIANIAMLKIWSILIYKADKHANVVMVAMSGLAFLLAVIPFKYFLMGIILQTFATTLKRVKLLPSPSSSPGTGNRRLREWWDSIPIVPVRVVDNALDE; encoded by the exons ATGTGCCAGGATAGCATACAGGAAAAGATCAACGATGGCTCATTTAGCAGGTTGACCTATGATATGATGCTTGCTTGGGAGAGACCTAGATACTATGATGAAGACGGCACG GAATCTGTAGCAAAGGAGCACGAAGAAAGGATAGCTCGAAAAGCCACTCAAGAACAGGAAGATATCCCTCTTTTTTATTCAGACATCATGCCTCTACTT GTTACTAATGAGGCCAATGTTGGAGAAGATGCATTTGTGTGGATGGGATCACAATTTCCTTTAGTAGCAGATGTTGCAAATGGAAGGTTTACTTTTGAAACTCTAACAGCACCAACAGGCCTCCGACTACACCATCCGGCATACGatatattcttaaaaaatatgGACAA GTGCATACAGCATTTGCAGAATCAGACAAAGCCAAATGGTGTGGAACTGGCCGATGACGAATACATATTACATGTCGAAGGAACAGCAAGCTCCCAGAGAGTCGTTCGCCACATTGGGACGACAAGTTGGCCTG GTAGGCTAACTCTGACCAACTATGCTCTTTACTTCGAGGCCTCGGGAATAATAAATTACGAAGATGCTATAAAAATGGACCTCTCCAAGGATGTCGAGCAGAGTGTAAAACCAGCTGCCACAGGTCCCTGGGGAGCTCAACTTTTTGACAAGGCCATAATCTATGAATCATCTGATTT ATCAGAGGAGATTGTACTAGAGTTTCCAGAACTCACAAGTTCCACGAGGCGCGAACATTGGCTAGCACTGATAAGGGAAATAATGTTTCTCCACCAGTTTTTATCGAAGTACAATATCAATGGTCCAATCCAAGCATGGGAGATTCATGCAAGGACAATATTGGGAATCATAAGGCTTCATGCAGCCAGAGAAATGCTAAGAATATCACCACCTGTCCCAACGAAGTTCCTAATATTCTCCTTATATCACGAGCTGCCAAAGGGAGATTATGTTCTCGAAGAATTCGCGGATAGCCTCGAGAAGGTCAATAGCGGACACTCATGTAGCGCAAGCTCAATCCTTAGAATTATGAACATGTATAGGTCCATACCTTCTGATGAAATAGTAGATAAGCCAAGTCAAGAAGTTGAAAGTAGCTCCAGTGCTTTAGAAGATAGTCCTTCCTTGAAGACAGCTATCAAACAATCAAGGGAGGAAGAAAAGGAAGTTCTCATCGCGAAAGCTACGACTGAAGAATTAAAGGATGATGGTGTCATCGACAGTGTTATGGTTCTTACA gaactattaaaaccactcaaacaTGTAGTCCCATGGGTTCAAGGAATCTTCGCTTGGGAAAGGCCAATAAATACTGTTGCTGTTCTTGTTCTATCTCTCATAATCACTTATAT ACCTTGCAGGGAGTGGGTTGGTAAGGCAATCGCGTGTTTCTTGATATGGGTGATAGTAAAGATGCTTGAGGCAAGAAAAAACAGGATATGCGAGAAGCGCAAAGAGATAGTAATAAGTAGAACAAGTATGGCTTCGGATCAGTCCACGGTGGAGAGCATTGTCTCAGCCCAGCATGGATTGTATACTGTTCATGAGATCATGCAGATAGCTAATATAGCAATGCTAAAGATATGGTCAATACTTATTTACAAGGCAGATAAG CATGCAAATGTAGTGATGGTAGCAATGAGTGGTTTGGCATTCTTACTGGCAGTGATTCCATTTAAGTACTTCCTAATGGGAATCATTCTGCAAACCTTTGCCACAACGTTGAAGAGAGTTAAGTTGCTGCCGTCACCGTCGTCGTCTCCTGGAACAGGGAACAGACGCTTAAGGGAATGGTGGGACTCGATTCCAATTGTTCCTGTTCGTGTAGTAGACAATGCTCTTGATGAATAG
- the LOC130944333 gene encoding uncharacterized protein LOC130944333 isoform X2: MATKLEYLSSIAKDVLKRCAQKLEIPVEGLVEEFESGWNPDEGDYCKKLVEFCSSKTLCQKMCQDSIQEKINDGSFSRLTYDMMLAWERPRYYDEDGTESVAKEHEERIARKATQEQEDIPLFYSDIMPLLVTNEANVGEDAFVWMGSQFPLVADVANGRFTFETLTAPTGLRLHHPAYDIFLKNMDKCIQHLQNQTKPNGVELADDEYILHVEGTASSQRVVRHIGTTSWPGRLTLTNYALYFEASGIINYEDAIKMDLSKDVEQSVKPAATGPWGAQLFDKAIIYESSDLSEEIVLEFPELTSSTRREHWLALIREIMFLHQFLSKYNINGPIQAWEIHARTILGIIRLHAAREMLRISPPVPTKFLIFSLYHELPKGDYVLEEFADSLEKVNSGHSCSASSILRIMNMYRSIPSDEIVDKPSQEVESSSSALEDSPSLKTAIKQSREEEKEVLIAKATTEELKDDGVIDSVMVLTELLKPLKHVVPWVQGIFAWERPINTVAVLVLSLIITYMEWVGKAIACFLIWVIVKMLEARKNRICEKRKEIVISRTSMASDQSTVESIVSAQHGLYTVHEIMQIANIAMLKIWSILIYKADKHANVVMVAMSGLAFLLAVIPFKYFLMGIILQTFATTLKRVKLLPSPSSSPGTGNRRLREWWDSIPIVPVRVVDNALDE; the protein is encoded by the exons ATGGCTACAAAGCTAGAGTATCTGTCTTCCATTGCAAAGGATGTTCTTAAGAGATGTGCACA GAAACTGGAAATTCCAGTAGAGGGATTGGTGGAAGAATTTGAATCAGGATGGAACCCAGATGAGGGAGACTACTGCAAAAAATTAGTGGAATTTTGCAGTAGCAAGACTCTATGTCAAAAAATGTGCCAGGATAGCATACAGGAAAAGATCAACGATGGCTCATTTAGCAGGTTGACCTATGATATGATGCTTGCTTGGGAGAGACCTAGATACTATGATGAAGACGGCACG GAATCTGTAGCAAAGGAGCACGAAGAAAGGATAGCTCGAAAAGCCACTCAAGAACAGGAAGATATCCCTCTTTTTTATTCAGACATCATGCCTCTACTT GTTACTAATGAGGCCAATGTTGGAGAAGATGCATTTGTGTGGATGGGATCACAATTTCCTTTAGTAGCAGATGTTGCAAATGGAAGGTTTACTTTTGAAACTCTAACAGCACCAACAGGCCTCCGACTACACCATCCGGCATACGatatattcttaaaaaatatgGACAA GTGCATACAGCATTTGCAGAATCAGACAAAGCCAAATGGTGTGGAACTGGCCGATGACGAATACATATTACATGTCGAAGGAACAGCAAGCTCCCAGAGAGTCGTTCGCCACATTGGGACGACAAGTTGGCCTG GTAGGCTAACTCTGACCAACTATGCTCTTTACTTCGAGGCCTCGGGAATAATAAATTACGAAGATGCTATAAAAATGGACCTCTCCAAGGATGTCGAGCAGAGTGTAAAACCAGCTGCCACAGGTCCCTGGGGAGCTCAACTTTTTGACAAGGCCATAATCTATGAATCATCTGATTT ATCAGAGGAGATTGTACTAGAGTTTCCAGAACTCACAAGTTCCACGAGGCGCGAACATTGGCTAGCACTGATAAGGGAAATAATGTTTCTCCACCAGTTTTTATCGAAGTACAATATCAATGGTCCAATCCAAGCATGGGAGATTCATGCAAGGACAATATTGGGAATCATAAGGCTTCATGCAGCCAGAGAAATGCTAAGAATATCACCACCTGTCCCAACGAAGTTCCTAATATTCTCCTTATATCACGAGCTGCCAAAGGGAGATTATGTTCTCGAAGAATTCGCGGATAGCCTCGAGAAGGTCAATAGCGGACACTCATGTAGCGCAAGCTCAATCCTTAGAATTATGAACATGTATAGGTCCATACCTTCTGATGAAATAGTAGATAAGCCAAGTCAAGAAGTTGAAAGTAGCTCCAGTGCTTTAGAAGATAGTCCTTCCTTGAAGACAGCTATCAAACAATCAAGGGAGGAAGAAAAGGAAGTTCTCATCGCGAAAGCTACGACTGAAGAATTAAAGGATGATGGTGTCATCGACAGTGTTATGGTTCTTACA gaactattaaaaccactcaaacaTGTAGTCCCATGGGTTCAAGGAATCTTCGCTTGGGAAAGGCCAATAAATACTGTTGCTGTTCTTGTTCTATCTCTCATAATCACTTATAT GGAGTGGGTTGGTAAGGCAATCGCGTGTTTCTTGATATGGGTGATAGTAAAGATGCTTGAGGCAAGAAAAAACAGGATATGCGAGAAGCGCAAAGAGATAGTAATAAGTAGAACAAGTATGGCTTCGGATCAGTCCACGGTGGAGAGCATTGTCTCAGCCCAGCATGGATTGTATACTGTTCATGAGATCATGCAGATAGCTAATATAGCAATGCTAAAGATATGGTCAATACTTATTTACAAGGCAGATAAG CATGCAAATGTAGTGATGGTAGCAATGAGTGGTTTGGCATTCTTACTGGCAGTGATTCCATTTAAGTACTTCCTAATGGGAATCATTCTGCAAACCTTTGCCACAACGTTGAAGAGAGTTAAGTTGCTGCCGTCACCGTCGTCGTCTCCTGGAACAGGGAACAGACGCTTAAGGGAATGGTGGGACTCGATTCCAATTGTTCCTGTTCGTGTAGTAGACAATGCTCTTGATGAATAG
- the LOC130944333 gene encoding uncharacterized protein LOC130944333 isoform X4, whose amino-acid sequence MATKLEYLSSIAKDVLKRCAQKLEIPVEGLVEEFESGWNPDEGDYCKKLVEFCSSKTLCQKMCQDSIQEKINDGSFSRLTYDMMLAWERPRYYDEDGTESVAKEHEERIARKATQEQEDIPLFYSDIMPLLVTNEANVGEDAFVWMGSQFPLVADVANGRFTFETLTAPTGLRLHHPAYDIFLKNMDKCIQHLQNQTKPNGVELADDEYILHVEGTASSQRVVRHIGTTSWPGRLTLTNYALYFEASGIINYEDAIKMDLSKDVEQSVKPAATGPWGAQLFDKAIIYESSDLSEEIVLEFPELTSSTRREHWLALIREIMFLHQFLSKYNINGPIQAWEIHARTILGIIRLHAAREMLRISPPVPTKFLIFSLYHELPKGDYVLEEFADSLEKVNSGHSCSASSILRIMNMYRSIPSDEIVDKPSQEVESSSSALEDSPSLKTAIKQSREEEKEVLIAKATTEELKDDGVIDSVMVLTELLKPLKHVVPWVQGIFAWERPINTVAVLVLSLIITYIPCREWVGKAIACFLIWVIVKMLEARKNRICEKRKEIVISRTSMASDQSTVESIVSAQHGLYTVHEIMQIANIAMLKIWSILIYKADK is encoded by the exons ATGGCTACAAAGCTAGAGTATCTGTCTTCCATTGCAAAGGATGTTCTTAAGAGATGTGCACA GAAACTGGAAATTCCAGTAGAGGGATTGGTGGAAGAATTTGAATCAGGATGGAACCCAGATGAGGGAGACTACTGCAAAAAATTAGTGGAATTTTGCAGTAGCAAGACTCTATGTCAAAAAATGTGCCAGGATAGCATACAGGAAAAGATCAACGATGGCTCATTTAGCAGGTTGACCTATGATATGATGCTTGCTTGGGAGAGACCTAGATACTATGATGAAGACGGCACG GAATCTGTAGCAAAGGAGCACGAAGAAAGGATAGCTCGAAAAGCCACTCAAGAACAGGAAGATATCCCTCTTTTTTATTCAGACATCATGCCTCTACTT GTTACTAATGAGGCCAATGTTGGAGAAGATGCATTTGTGTGGATGGGATCACAATTTCCTTTAGTAGCAGATGTTGCAAATGGAAGGTTTACTTTTGAAACTCTAACAGCACCAACAGGCCTCCGACTACACCATCCGGCATACGatatattcttaaaaaatatgGACAA GTGCATACAGCATTTGCAGAATCAGACAAAGCCAAATGGTGTGGAACTGGCCGATGACGAATACATATTACATGTCGAAGGAACAGCAAGCTCCCAGAGAGTCGTTCGCCACATTGGGACGACAAGTTGGCCTG GTAGGCTAACTCTGACCAACTATGCTCTTTACTTCGAGGCCTCGGGAATAATAAATTACGAAGATGCTATAAAAATGGACCTCTCCAAGGATGTCGAGCAGAGTGTAAAACCAGCTGCCACAGGTCCCTGGGGAGCTCAACTTTTTGACAAGGCCATAATCTATGAATCATCTGATTT ATCAGAGGAGATTGTACTAGAGTTTCCAGAACTCACAAGTTCCACGAGGCGCGAACATTGGCTAGCACTGATAAGGGAAATAATGTTTCTCCACCAGTTTTTATCGAAGTACAATATCAATGGTCCAATCCAAGCATGGGAGATTCATGCAAGGACAATATTGGGAATCATAAGGCTTCATGCAGCCAGAGAAATGCTAAGAATATCACCACCTGTCCCAACGAAGTTCCTAATATTCTCCTTATATCACGAGCTGCCAAAGGGAGATTATGTTCTCGAAGAATTCGCGGATAGCCTCGAGAAGGTCAATAGCGGACACTCATGTAGCGCAAGCTCAATCCTTAGAATTATGAACATGTATAGGTCCATACCTTCTGATGAAATAGTAGATAAGCCAAGTCAAGAAGTTGAAAGTAGCTCCAGTGCTTTAGAAGATAGTCCTTCCTTGAAGACAGCTATCAAACAATCAAGGGAGGAAGAAAAGGAAGTTCTCATCGCGAAAGCTACGACTGAAGAATTAAAGGATGATGGTGTCATCGACAGTGTTATGGTTCTTACA gaactattaaaaccactcaaacaTGTAGTCCCATGGGTTCAAGGAATCTTCGCTTGGGAAAGGCCAATAAATACTGTTGCTGTTCTTGTTCTATCTCTCATAATCACTTATAT ACCTTGCAGGGAGTGGGTTGGTAAGGCAATCGCGTGTTTCTTGATATGGGTGATAGTAAAGATGCTTGAGGCAAGAAAAAACAGGATATGCGAGAAGCGCAAAGAGATAGTAATAAGTAGAACAAGTATGGCTTCGGATCAGTCCACGGTGGAGAGCATTGTCTCAGCCCAGCATGGATTGTATACTGTTCATGAGATCATGCAGATAGCTAATATAGCAATGCTAAAGATATGGTCAATACTTATTTACAAGGCAGATAAG TGA